One Homo sapiens chromosome 3, GRCh38.p14 Primary Assembly genomic window carries:
- the RPL32 gene encoding large ribosomal subunit protein eL32, with the protein MAALRPLVKPKIVKKRTKKFIRHQSDRYVKIKRNWRKPRGIDNRVRRRFKGQILMPNIGYGSNKKTKHMLPSGFRKFLVHNVKELEVLLMCNKSYCAEIAHNVSSKNRKAIVERAAQLAIRVTNPNARLRSEENE; encoded by the exons ATGGCCGCCCTCAGACCCCTTGTGAAGCCCAAGATCGTCAAAAAGAGAACCAAGAAGTTCATCCGGCACCAGTCAGACCGATATGTCAAAATTAAG CGTAACTGGCGGAAACCCAGAGGCATTGACAACAGGGTTCGTAGAAGATTCAAGGGCCAGATCTTGATGCCCAACATTGGTTATGGaagcaacaaaaaaacaaagcacatgCTGCCCAGTGGCTTCCGGAAGTTCCTGGTCCACAACGTCAAGGAGCTGGAAGTGCTGCTGATGTGCAACAA ATCTTACTGTGCCGAGATCGCTCACAATGTTTCCTCCAAGAACCGCAAAGCCATCGTGGAAAGAGCTGCCCAACTGGCCATCAGAGTCACCAACCCCAATGCCAGGCTGCGCAGTGAAGAAAATGAGTAG